A section of the Sceloporus undulatus isolate JIND9_A2432 ecotype Alabama chromosome 3, SceUnd_v1.1, whole genome shotgun sequence genome encodes:
- the SUCNR1 gene encoding succinate receptor 1, with the protein MRVIFTEEITMEMGYPISSLSSHQDVNDSAGCSEIPKALEEYYLTTMYAVEFIFGIIGNSIVVFGYIFCLKTWKSCNIYLFNLTLSDFAFLCTLPWLVSSYSNGTWLYENTWCQANRFLLHGNLYTSILFLTFISIDRYLLMKYPFRNHFLQKRSMAIVVSIAIWVLVILELSPMFIFIRVQNTRKTQSLCMDYANSGDAVQSLIYSMILTVVGFLIPLYIMCFFYMKTHAFLKRHRSQFTASLTLEKPLTLVIMAVGIFSLLFTPYHIMRNIRIASRTPFWKLSPCSKDIINVVYIFTRPIAFSNSVIDPIFYFLMGDHFREMLMSKIQRFFKRSTICCECSSQTNGNRTEG; encoded by the coding sequence GATGTGAATGATTCTGCAGGATGCTCAGAAATACCTAAAGCCTTGGAAGAATATTACCTTACTACCATGTATGCCGTTGAGTTCATATTTGGCATAATTGGTAACAGCATTGTTGTTTTTGGCTACATTTTCTGcctcaaaacttggaaaagttgcaaCATCTACCTGTTCAACCTAACATTGTCAGACTTTGCATTCCTATGCACACTTCCATGGCTGGTGTCAAGTTACTCCAATGGAACATGGCTCTATGAGAATACTTGGTGCCAGGCTAATAGGTTTCTCCTACATGGCAATTTATACACAAGCATCCTTTTCCTTACCTTCATCAGCATTGACAGATACCTGCTCATGAAATATCCCTTCAGAAATCACTTTCTGCAGAAGAGAAGCATGGCCATTGTTGTCTCAATTGCTATTTGGGTCTTGGTCATATTGGAACTGTCACCCATGTTCATCTTCATCAGGGTTCAGAATACAAGAAAAACCCAAAGTCTCTGTATGGATTATGCAAATTCAGGAGATGCTGTCCAAAGTCTAATCTACAGTATGATTTTGacagttgttggttttttaatccCTCTATACATCATGTGTTTTTTTTACATGAAGACGCATGCCTTCCTTAAAAGACACAGGTCACAATTCACTGCTAGCCTGACACTTGAGAAACCTCTCACCTTAGTCATTATGGCTGTGGGTATCTTTTCACTCCTCTTCACTCCCTACCACATTATGCGCAATATCAGGATTGCATCCCGGACTCCATTTTGGAAGCTTTCCCCTTGTTCAAAGGATATTATCAATGTTGTTTACATTTTTACAAGACCTATTGCCTTTTCCAACAGTGTCATTGACCCCATCTTTTATTTCTTAATGGGAGATCACTTTAGGGAGATGTTGATGAGTAAAATACAGCGTTTCTTTAAAAGGAGTACAATTTGCTGTGAATGTTCCTCTCAGACAAATGGAAATCGCACAGAAGGTTGA